The nucleotide sequence TCGTATCACAAAATAATTCTTCAACCTGCACCGATGGGGATTTGCTACGGCCCCACCCCCACCATTCAAGAATTTTACACCAAATATCATACGTATGCTTGCATAGAATAAGAGAGTGACTTACTGATTCGATATCACCGTCACACAATGGGCAACGCACCGAGTTAAGATCCACCCCTCTCTTATCTAGTTCCGTCAAAACCGGTAGTCGATTCTTCCTCGCTCTCCACACAAATACCTCCATTTTTTTCGGGACAAGGTTGTTCCTCAAGGTTTCGCAATTGTTTTGACCCGAATTTAATACCTTCGACCTGATCAAATCCGAGAGTATACCTGTGGAGAAAACGCCATTGGAGCTCATAGACCATAACCACCCATCTGACTTTTTCGGATCAGCGGTGACAGCCTCCAGCAGTCTGTTCAGTTCAGCCAATTCACCACGTGCTCTACCCGTGAGTTCTCTCGTCCACATCCATCTGCCCGTGCATCCTGACTCCGTGACATGAACCATATCTTTGACCGTAGCCTGTTGGTTCGCGTCCAGTCTCCATAGTCTTTTGAATCTGTTTTTCAGCACCTCATTACCAAGCCATGGCTCGTTCCAAAAAGAAGTAGTCGCACCACCCCCAATTTTTTTTGACAAATGATCCTTTGAAAGACAGCCCCAAATCTTCAATATCGTTTCCCGTTTTCATGATTTCCTTCCATGTTGAACTATAAGAACTACAAGAAGCATCGTTAGAAAAGAGACCACCCCCGTGGCCATAAATACTAGAAATGACCTTGACCCACAAGGAAGTAGATTCGGATTTAAACCTCCATCACCACTTGCCGATCAAGGCCATATTCTTGCATTTAAGCGACCCCAAATTTAGCCCGACCTCATCATATGGTAGAATTGTTtcatcccatttgacccaagaAATCTTTGATTTATTacccgacccaccccaaaaaaaaGAACGTCTTACACACTTAAGTTTTTTAATCACGCATGGcggggcacgaaagagcgagaagtagtacaacggGAGACTATTCAACACCGATTTAACAAGAGTCAAACGTCCACCAAATGACACCGATCTAGCTCTCCAATCCGCAAGTCTTTTTTCGAATTTATTTATAACCGGTTTCCAATGTTCCTCCTTCCTCATGTTAGCACCAACCGGGAGGCCAAGATATATAAACGGGATTGTTCCAACCTTACACCCACACCTACTTGCCATGGCTTCAACCACGGTCTTATCAACCCCAACCCCGAATAAATTGCTTTTGTGGTAGTTAACCTTGAGCCCGGACGTCAATTCAAAACATTTGAGAAGTTTCATAAGGTTTTGGATATTAATCTCACTCCAAGATCCAAAGAAAATCGTATCATCCGCGTATTGGAGATGAGATATAGGGATTTTATTGCGTCCAATCTCCACCCCCGTGAACATATTATTCCGCACGGCGGCTTTTGTAAGAACATTTAGACCCTCCGCCGCCAATATAAACAAGAAGGGAGATAACGGGTCTCCTTGCCTCACGCCACGTTCTAAAGTAAATTCATTCGTAGGAGACCCATTAACAAGGACCGAAAGCGAGGCCGATTTAAAACATGAGAGGATCCACTTTTTCCATTTTGTTCCAAACCCCATTAAATCCATAATTTCCATTAGAAATTCCCAATTTAGACTGTCGAACGCTTTCTCGAAGTCGACCTTAAAAATAAGACTTTTAAGCCGTTTATGTTTCAAAAATTGGAGTGTCTTATTGGCTATAAGCGCCCCGTCTAAAATATTTCTACCCTTTATGAACGCGCTTTGTTCGAAGCCCACAAGATTTGGCACCACTTTCCTGAGACGATTAGAGAGGAGCTTAGCAATGACCTTATAGTAGCTACCGATTAAACTAATCGGACGATAATCATTCAAATAAAGGGGGTCGGATTTTTTTTGGGACAAGTGTGATAAACGAGGCATTGCATCCTTTTGAGATCTCACAACTTTCCCAAAATCCGTTAACAGCCTCAATTAGATCACCCTTAATAACGCTCCAGAATTTCTTGTAAAAACCCATATTGAACCCATCCGGGCCGGGAGCTTTTGAGCTCCCGCATTCACGAACCGCCTCCCAAATTTCAGCTTCATCGAATTTTAGTTCCAACCTATTAGCTTCTGATTCGGACAGCCTGTTAATGTCATGATCAGAGGGGTCAGCCCGGCCCAATATCGAAGGCCTGTTGGGATTTTTATGCCCAAAAATGTTCTGGAAGTGTGAAAAAACAGCCCCCTTCACGTTGCTTGGGATTTCATTCCATTCCCCATTCAGATTTAGGCCTCGGATGTTGCATTTGTTGTATCTTCGTCGAATCGATGAGTGGAAGTATTTCGAATTTTCGTCACCTTCTAGTATCCATCTTATACGCGCTTTTTGTTTTAACATTCCAGATTTAATTCTTTCTTTTTCCATCCAACTTTTCCGGGTTTCCAACCATGTGACACGATGAGGCATTTGATGTATCTTACAAATTCATTCACGAAAAACCACTGAAATTTCGTCTAACACAAAAAGCTTCCCACCTAACTAAAAACCATATAGCTAGCTACATACTATGCTTATTAAGCATTGAATTTAAGGCCTCATTCAAACTTCAAAGGATCAGAATAATTACAACAATAGATCTCTATAATGTCAAGAAACAACTAACCTCACTCTCTATAATGTCAAGAATAATTACACGTTTCACTTGATGTTGTTTGTTTCTTGAATATATTTTTGTCTAAAAATCTATAGACCATGTGTACAATGAACAATGAATGATAATTTAACTATGAGTGCAtcacttataaatatatttattcgcgAACCTAtgaaataaaatattattttatctTTTGTATTTAGAAAAACAAATACTATATTCAACAATACGTCAATACCCACTATAATACAAAATTTACAGGTTACAAACAAATTATTCAACAATACGTCAATACCCACCATAATACAAAATGTATAAGTTACAAACAACTAATGATttgtacaagaaattaaaacacgtGGAGTCACAATTCCCTTTCACGCCACCAACATCGTGACTCTTAACTAGAAGACTACTTTTATTCATTACACCTGTTATACGACCACATTGTGCAATGGCGATTCTAGGATGTAAACTTATTGGGGtcctgaattttttttttcagtacTAATTATATTGAATTTTATTTTAGTGGTTGTTTATTTCCAAAAAATTAAAAGTTCAGTAGTTAACTACAGTGGTGTCCTAAACATTTTAAAGGAATAATTATAAATTCGAAAAAGATATGGGGTCCtccagttaaatttagtggtgtcctatacaatttacaaTGTATTTTCTACTAAAATATTTCAAACTAGCGGTGTCCCGTGATCCCACGGGTAACAATGTAAAGTCGCCACTGGCATTGTGTCACATCAGCGCCACCTCAACAACTTTTTCCTATCACTTGGACCACTTGTGGCTGTAATTGGTGTTGATTGTTGGCGTTAGTTGTTTTTTTGCACTTTTTTGATAAGTAGGATGTGTTAATTTTTAGTGGGGGTATTGGTGGTGTTGAGTTTTGGCGTGAGTTAGAAGTATTGTGAtattgtgttaaaatataattgggtaaGTATTAAAAGaggataaaactaataattttaaaataataaaaaattattaaaatcaaaGCAACCCACGTTGGTTGAGCCGTTGCCTTCAACAAACGTCGTCCAAATGCCGCCAAGGAACGTTGCAATACGGCGAAGCTAGGGTTTGCTGACCAGATGATCATAACCCATCACATTCCCTAGTATCCATGACATACTTTTATCATAAAATGGACCCACCaaaattaattaactaatataATGTACTACTCATAATGCATAATGTACGATCAAAAAAGCTATATGCTCTGTGATCAAACATTACTATTCAACAACATGTTCAAGCACGATCCTTCAATGACTAGCCAAGGAAGCTTGCTATTATAGGTGTCTTCAACGGCTTGGCTTTCACACTCCAACGACTGTACCGACAGTAGTCTAATCACGATCTCTTTCACATGCCTCCTTTTATGAGTCCATGCCCATCATATTAAAAGTTTCACTATTGTAAAATGCCTTTTACTGGCATTTCATTAGGTAGATATATAGGGAGGGTAGATATACAGGGAGTGCTCTAAACATAACAAATTAAGAACTTTCGTCTTCACCAAGCCTCTATATTCCATTGCATAGAGAGATCTTAATACGACGACAAGCGATTCAAGTCGAGTTAAAAGGTACTGTATCAGTTAATTAATCGAATCTAGCTCAACCTTGACTCATGTATTTGCTCGATTACATGAATggtaaacttgttcacaaaccaaGATATAACAATTTCATAACTCATCATTAGTGGCCATCTTGTGATATAGAGTACTACTATTCATAACCCAATAATCATCACCAAAAATAAAGAATCATGACAAACTAGTTGTCTTGTTCACCTTTATTTCATTACCATTTTCAGTAGGATGAACATTTGAAAAGAGTATTCTGCAGACTAAAGTAGTGGGTATGGGGTCTCAAATATAAAGAGAGTCCCCCACATAGAGTTATAACAACCCAACAACAAACATGCTTCCCACCAACCATATATtgcattcataattcatactttatTTTCATTCTCAACCTCCACATGATAACATTACCAAAAATTCAAAATATAACTTCAATTTGGTGCCTACAAGTACTAGATTTTGTTCAAAAGTACCTTTCAAACATAGAATAATATGAAACATCAAACATGAAGATAAACAAATGAACAAAACATACTTAAATTAATTAAATTTCAAGACAAAACAGTTTTGGTTTTGAGATTAAGTTTACAACAAAGGCAACGATGAAGTGAAAAGTGTCGATCCAAGAAAACTATTATCCGTTCTTGGGCTGCTTCCTGTACTACTATTCGAAAAACAACCGAACGCAGTCTTTTGAAGTACTCCAGTTGGAGACAATGTCATATGTTGACTATTTCCCCAACCATCCGTCATCAAGTCTAAAGCGGGCGGGCTGTTGTTGGTACTATGATTCAAAACTTCACCTAACGGCCCACCCAACCCACCCAATGATGTTTCCCACGAAACTGGGATCCAATTTACTTGTTGTGACCTTTCATCAAAAACATTGGTGTTGGAAGTATTAGTATTACCAACTCCTAATCCCATTCTTAAAGGCGATGAATTTGACAACATGAAATCTGTTGAAGCCATAGGAATGGAGATAGATAGTTGTGTTTTTTCTGACTGTGGCCAATCGTCCATGAATTGACGAAGGGAATTTTTTGACTTTTCAACTTCGTTGTTTGTTTTATGTAATGGGTTGACCAAAGAATCGGAGAAAACAAGCCCGAACTCCGAAAGTGGATTTTGTTTTAGGTCCATAGATGATAGCTGTAACATTGCATCAGTTGCTTCTTTTTTTGCAGACAATGTATTTTCCTTGTTTAAGAAACTTCTGCACAACCATTA is from Rutidosis leptorrhynchoides isolate AG116_Rl617_1_P2 chromosome 10, CSIRO_AGI_Rlap_v1, whole genome shotgun sequence and encodes:
- the LOC139870282 gene encoding uncharacterized protein, whose product is MVHVTESGCTGRWMWTRELTGRARGELAELNRLLEAVTADPKKSDGWLWSMSSNGVFSTGILSDLIRSKVLNSGQNNCETLRNNLVPKKMEVFVWRARKNRLPVLTELDKRGVDLNSVRCPLCDGDIESVSHSLILCKHTYDIWCKILEWWGWGRSKSPSVQVEELFCDTSCASSDIGKNIWQAVVWSCSYLIWKNRNQKVFSNKCWNVPVAVNEIQVKSFEWIAKRCKYKPIDWHNWLHNPQIFLS